The region TTCATCAGTTAATTCTATTTCCATTTTACTCATAGTCCTACCTCATAAAACAATTATAAATTATTTATATATTTAGCAATATTCATTTAAATATTTTTTAGTAATAATGTTTCATTCATAACTGTTTCAAAAGAAACATTTATAGTATATTATTTAAATATGATAAATCAGGTGAAAAAATGGATAATAATCCCGATGTTTTTGACAATGCTCCACTGATTGGATGGATTCATAACATCTCCAAAAATCAATTGAAATATTTAAATTCACGAATCCAGGAACTAAACTTGAACCGTGAAATAAGATATATAATGATGATTTATGACAATCCTAACTGCTCACAGGACGATTTGGTCAATATTTACGGCGAAAGCAAAGCAAATATGGCAAAAGCACTGAAAAAACTGGAAGAAGATGGATATATCATTAGAGAAGTGAATCCTGAAAACAGACGCAAATATATGTTAAAAACTACAGAAAAAGCCGACGCATTAGTTCCAAAGATACGACAGATTTCCCTGGACTGGGAAGAGCAGGTTGGAATTAGTGAGGAAGATATTGAATTAAAAGAAAAAATCAGACAAATAGCCATCAACGGCATGAAACTTATCGACTAATAAATTAAAAGAGGAGAAATAATGAAAATAGAATTCGAAACATATGTTATATTCATATCATTTATAACTTCATTCTTTGCAGTGTTTTTATCAAATGGTGTGGTAATAGGTGTTCCAGCAATAGCACAGGACTTTGCTATGAATAATGTTATTCAAAACTGGGTACCTACAATATTTTTCCTTGTTGTAGCAGTGTTTACTGTTCCAGCAGGACAAATTTCAGGAAAATTCGGTGTTAAGAAATCATTACTTGCAGGAATAATAGTATTTTTATTAGGTTCCATAGGTGCATGTATTGCATTT is a window of Methanobrevibacter sp. DNA encoding:
- a CDS encoding MarR family transcriptional regulator — protein: MDNNPDVFDNAPLIGWIHNISKNQLKYLNSRIQELNLNREIRYIMMIYDNPNCSQDDLVNIYGESKANMAKALKKLEEDGYIIREVNPENRRKYMLKTTEKADALVPKIRQISLDWEEQVGISEEDIELKEKIRQIAINGMKLID